In uncultured Ilyobacter sp., a genomic segment contains:
- a CDS encoding (2Fe-2S) ferredoxin domain-containing protein — translation MFLNFVEVNIMVLKVCVGSACHIKGSEQVIQILQECIKESNMEDEITLKASFCLGNCTEAVSVTVDDGEEVFSLSPQNTAEFFKNIMKKVI, via the coding sequence ATGTTCTTAAATTTTGTCGAGGTGAATATTATGGTTTTGAAAGTATGTGTTGGAAGTGCCTGTCATATAAAAGGCTCTGAACAAGTGATCCAGATTTTGCAAGAATGTATAAAAGAGTCTAACATGGAGGATGAAATAACACTAAAAGCCTCATTTTGTCTAGGCAATTGCACAGAGGCTGTATCTGTTACAGTTGATGATGGAGAAGAAGTATTTTCCCTCTCTCCTCAAAATACCGCTGAATTTTTTAAAAATATTATGAAAAAGGTGATTTAA
- a CDS encoding Dabb family protein: MVVHVVFFKFKEEKKKENMEKLKKDLEALELSQLKKLEVGIDFNGSPRAYDLSLYTEFETREDLDFYQNFPPHVEIKKFLVENEISTAVVDYEK; the protein is encoded by the coding sequence TTGGTAGTTCACGTAGTATTCTTTAAATTTAAAGAGGAAAAGAAAAAAGAAAATATGGAAAAGCTAAAGAAGGATTTAGAAGCTTTAGAGTTAAGTCAACTGAAAAAGTTAGAGGTAGGGATTGATTTTAATGGTTCTCCAAGGGCATATGACCTGTCTCTCTATACAGAATTTGAAACGAGGGAAGACCTTGATTTTTATCAGAATTTTCCGCCTCATGTAGAGATAAAAAAATTCTTAGTGGAAAATGAGATAAGCACAGCAGTGGTAGATTACGAGAAATAA
- the tpx gene encoding thiol peroxidase — translation MERTGIITMKGNPLTLLGNEIKVGDKAPDFTALKNDMSPFSLSAAKGKVVIISSMPSVDTSVCELQTTIFNQKAGENPEISVVTISVDLPFALSRFCANEGIESAVTLSDHRDLDFGTKYGFIIKELRLLARGVVVIDKEGTIKHLEVVPEVTDQPDYDKALEVAQSLI, via the coding sequence ATGGAAAGAACAGGAATAATAACTATGAAGGGGAATCCCCTTACACTGTTAGGGAACGAAATAAAGGTAGGAGATAAGGCCCCTGATTTTACAGCTCTAAAAAATGACATGAGTCCTTTTTCTCTAAGTGCTGCCAAGGGAAAGGTAGTCATCATATCATCTATGCCCTCTGTAGATACATCGGTGTGCGAACTTCAGACTACTATTTTCAATCAAAAAGCAGGGGAAAATCCGGAAATATCTGTAGTGACCATCTCTGTAGACCTCCCTTTCGCATTGAGTAGATTCTGTGCAAATGAGGGAATCGAATCTGCGGTAACTCTTTCAGACCACAGAGACCTTGATTTTGGAACAAAATATGGATTCATTATAAAGGAGCTGAGACTTCTTGCAAGAGGTGTTGTGGTAATCGACAAGGAAGGTACTATCAAACACTTAGAGGTTGTCCCTGAGGTGACAGATCAGCCAGATTATGACAAGGCCCTTGAGGTAGCACAGTCTCTTATCTAA
- the speD gene encoding adenosylmethionine decarboxylase has protein sequence MKLETLGRHILIEYYNCDEEVLKSPELIEKYMNEAARIANATIVNSVFHHFNPYGVSGAVIISESHLAIHTWPEYGYAAVDVFTCGDKINPWTAFDYLEEMFGASRSESIEVPRGMTEKIKKFHPNGEELGKIVFKPDAE, from the coding sequence ATGAAATTAGAAACTTTAGGGAGACACATTTTGATAGAGTACTACAACTGTGATGAAGAAGTATTGAAAAGCCCTGAACTTATTGAAAAATACATGAATGAAGCGGCTAGAATTGCAAATGCAACCATAGTGAATTCCGTGTTTCATCATTTCAATCCTTACGGGGTTTCTGGAGCGGTAATAATATCTGAATCACACTTGGCAATTCATACTTGGCCAGAGTACGGCTATGCAGCTGTAGACGTTTTTACATGTGGGGATAAGATCAATCCTTGGACGGCTTTTGATTATCTTGAAGAAATGTTTGGAGCCAGCAGAAGTGAATCTATAGAGGTACCAAGAGGTATGACTGAAAAGATAAAAAAATTCCATCCAAATGGAGAGGAACTGGGTAAAATAGTATTCAAGCCAGATGCTGAATAA
- a CDS encoding NAD(P)H-dependent oxidoreductase subunit E, with protein MNRVGREELKEKIALLVAKYGNDRAAILPVLEDISREYGEIDLYAMQTLAFLVDIHPSEVFGVATFYNFLKSGKKHGKYVIRLCRTISCHMKEKDRIAKQLNNELEIEFGEITSDGLFSLEYCNCLGMCDQGPAMLINDILISKVKPSDIPLIIQSCRRGVLGKEYKTPLVSKVVKKGPLLEENFIPGSVLRETMKRDKDSILEDIEKSNLRGRGGAGFPTGFKWRLAKDEKKDKKFIVCNADEGEPGTFKDRYILHKNFQRVLEGMSIAAYVIGASKGFIYLRGEYTYIKETLEKEIEKRRRAGLLGNKTEKGLDFDIEIRMGAGAYICGEETALIESLEGKRGEPRNKPPYPVDTGFMNYPTLVNNVETFLNVNLICEKGVESFGQYGTDSSKGTKFFSISGDCKNEGIYELPFGVTIDKVVTLAEGKDIKAVQIGGAAGECVHKNDFSKRIAFEAASTGGSIILFNENRDMLDIAENFMEFFVEESCGQCTPCREGTYRILEGIRLLKKGKCSVTYLNKLLELCETVELASKCGLGQLSTVAFRSIVENFKEEILGRLPEEV; from the coding sequence ATGAACCGAGTGGGGAGGGAGGAACTAAAAGAAAAAATCGCATTACTGGTAGCTAAATATGGTAATGACCGAGCAGCTATTTTGCCCGTTCTTGAAGATATAAGCAGGGAATATGGTGAGATCGACCTTTATGCAATGCAGACTTTAGCGTTTTTAGTCGATATACATCCTAGTGAGGTGTTCGGTGTAGCGACTTTTTATAACTTTCTGAAGTCCGGTAAAAAACACGGAAAATATGTCATAAGGCTTTGCAGAACTATATCCTGTCATATGAAAGAAAAAGACCGAATTGCAAAACAACTGAATAACGAACTTGAAATAGAATTTGGAGAGATCACCTCTGACGGCTTATTCTCCCTTGAGTACTGTAATTGTCTTGGAATGTGTGATCAGGGACCGGCGATGTTGATCAACGATATCCTCATATCCAAGGTAAAACCATCTGACATCCCTCTTATTATTCAATCATGCAGAAGAGGTGTTCTAGGGAAAGAATATAAAACCCCCTTGGTATCCAAGGTAGTGAAAAAAGGTCCCCTTTTAGAGGAAAATTTTATCCCGGGAAGTGTCCTTAGAGAAACAATGAAAAGAGATAAAGACAGTATTTTAGAAGACATAGAAAAATCAAATCTCAGAGGAAGAGGTGGGGCAGGATTTCCAACTGGATTTAAATGGAGACTGGCCAAAGATGAGAAAAAAGATAAAAAATTTATTGTTTGTAACGCAGATGAGGGAGAACCGGGAACTTTTAAGGACAGGTATATCCTGCACAAGAATTTTCAGAGAGTTTTGGAAGGTATGAGTATCGCCGCCTATGTAATAGGGGCTTCAAAGGGATTCATCTATCTGAGGGGAGAATATACCTATATTAAAGAAACCCTTGAAAAAGAGATCGAAAAAAGGCGGAGAGCCGGACTTTTGGGAAATAAAACAGAAAAGGGTTTAGACTTTGATATCGAGATAAGAATGGGTGCCGGGGCTTATATCTGCGGTGAAGAGACAGCCCTTATCGAGTCTTTAGAGGGAAAAAGAGGGGAACCTAGAAATAAGCCTCCATATCCTGTGGACACAGGTTTCATGAATTATCCCACCCTTGTGAACAATGTAGAGACATTTTTAAATGTAAATCTAATATGTGAAAAAGGAGTTGAATCCTTTGGTCAGTATGGAACCGATAGTTCAAAGGGAACAAAATTTTTTAGCATCTCTGGTGACTGTAAAAATGAGGGAATATATGAACTTCCCTTTGGAGTCACAATAGACAAGGTAGTAACTCTGGCAGAGGGGAAAGATATTAAAGCTGTACAGATCGGAGGAGCTGCAGGGGAATGTGTCCACAAAAATGATTTCTCAAAGCGTATCGCTTTTGAGGCGGCATCTACAGGAGGATCCATTATTCTTTTTAACGAGAACAGGGATATGCTAGACATTGCCGAAAACTTCATGGAATTTTTTGTAGAGGAATCCTGTGGTCAATGTACCCCGTGCAGAGAAGGTACCTATAGAATACTAGAGGGGATAAGGCTTTTGAAAAAAGGTAAATGCTCTGTTACTTATCTAAATAAACTTCTAGAACTGTGTGAAACTGTTGAATTGGCATCTAAATGCGGATTGGGTCAGCTTAGCACAGTGGCCTTTAGGTCTATTGTGGAAAACTTCAAAGAGGAGATCCTGGGAAGACTCCCAGAGGAGGTGTAA
- a CDS encoding SpoIIE family protein phosphatase gives MTEYFIDASYKNINKFGEELCGDNVETVKTDDGVILVLSDGLGSGVKANILATLTSKIAVTMLKEGASIEETIDTITNTLPECSVRKLAYSTFTIIKIKNNGETYMVEYDNPPCFFFRKGCDYPLNKVERIVNGKKIHESHFKMTTEDLLVVTSDGAVHAGVGELLNLGWQWEDINDFLRSLSGKNYFSGEVSENLLAVCNKLYNNKPGDDTTVLSVKLQYRKYLDLFTGPPANPEDDDILLEKIRNAKGLKILSGGTTSNIVSKAFGEEVFINLKDYQRYNVPPVGFMRGVDLVTEGLITLNKTVELIKNYYEAIYSGENYPLNEEDGATLISRMLLKESTHINIWAGTAVNPAHQNPDLPTEFNIKLKVVRDLKFWLEKLGKTVNLIYL, from the coding sequence TTGACAGAATACTTTATAGATGCCTCCTATAAAAATATCAATAAATTCGGGGAAGAGCTCTGCGGAGATAATGTAGAAACAGTAAAGACAGATGATGGAGTCATCCTAGTCCTTTCAGATGGACTAGGAAGTGGGGTCAAGGCAAATATACTAGCCACCCTCACCTCAAAAATAGCCGTCACTATGCTAAAAGAGGGGGCCAGTATAGAGGAAACCATAGACACCATTACAAATACTCTTCCTGAATGCAGTGTCAGAAAGTTGGCTTATTCTACATTTACAATTATAAAAATAAAAAACAACGGTGAGACCTATATGGTGGAATATGACAACCCGCCATGTTTCTTCTTTAGAAAGGGATGTGACTATCCATTAAATAAGGTTGAACGGATAGTCAATGGTAAGAAAATTCACGAATCCCATTTTAAAATGACCACCGAGGATCTGCTTGTAGTAACAAGTGACGGTGCCGTTCATGCAGGGGTGGGGGAACTGCTGAACCTCGGATGGCAGTGGGAAGATATAAACGACTTTCTGAGAAGTCTCTCAGGAAAAAACTATTTCTCTGGAGAGGTGTCGGAAAACCTTTTGGCTGTGTGCAACAAACTTTATAACAATAAGCCAGGTGATGACACCACTGTCTTATCAGTAAAGCTTCAATACAGAAAATATCTTGATCTCTTCACAGGTCCACCTGCAAACCCTGAAGACGATGATATCCTGCTAGAAAAAATAAGAAATGCAAAGGGCCTAAAAATCCTTTCTGGAGGAACTACTTCTAACATTGTTTCAAAGGCCTTTGGGGAAGAGGTTTTTATAAACTTAAAAGACTATCAAAGGTACAATGTACCCCCTGTGGGATTCATGAGGGGAGTTGACTTAGTCACAGAGGGACTTATCACCCTTAACAAAACAGTGGAATTGATAAAAAACTATTATGAAGCCATCTACTCAGGAGAAAATTATCCACTAAATGAAGAGGATGGAGCAACTCTTATTTCAAGAATGCTCTTAAAAGAATCCACACATATTAATATATGGGCAGGGACAGCTGTAAATCCAGCACATCAAAACCCAGATCTTCCTACAGAGTTTAACATCAAGTTAAAAGTTGTAAGAGATCTGAAGTTTTGGCTCGAAAAGCTGGGAAAAACCGTAAATCTGATATATCTTTAA
- a CDS encoding DNA-3-methyladenine glycosylase I yields the protein MRCSWCGDDPLYIKYHDEEWGVPVYDDRIHFEFLVLESAQAGLSWHTVLKKRENYRKAYRGFDPEVVAKFDQKTIEELMQNKGIIRNRKKIEASVNNAKVFLEIQKEFGSFSNYIWSFVGGKQIVSSYESIEELPAKTSLSEELAKDMKKRGFKFLGPVILYSHMQATGLVNDHIVSCFRYKEVSEFK from the coding sequence ATGAGATGCAGCTGGTGTGGGGATGATCCCCTATACATAAAATATCACGATGAAGAGTGGGGTGTCCCTGTATATGATGACAGGATTCATTTTGAGTTTTTGGTTTTAGAATCTGCCCAGGCAGGACTCTCTTGGCATACTGTCCTCAAAAAAAGAGAGAATTACAGAAAGGCCTATAGAGGTTTTGACCCGGAAGTTGTTGCAAAATTCGATCAAAAGACAATAGAAGAACTTATGCAGAATAAGGGGATAATCAGAAACAGAAAAAAGATAGAAGCCTCAGTAAATAATGCAAAAGTTTTTTTAGAGATTCAAAAGGAATTTGGGAGTTTCAGCAATTATATTTGGTCATTTGTAGGGGGAAAACAGATAGTTTCCTCTTATGAAAGTATAGAGGAACTTCCTGCAAAGACAAGTCTGTCAGAGGAGTTGGCAAAGGATATGAAAAAACGTGGCTTTAAGTTTTTAGGGCCTGTGATACTTTATTCTCACATGCAGGCTACTGGACTTGTGAATGACCATATTGTTTCATGTTTTAGGTACAAAGAAGTTTCTGAATTTAAATAA
- a CDS encoding [Fe-Fe] hydrogenase large subunit C-terminal domain-containing protein translates to MQVMNFSEANCKHCYKCVRKCEVKAIKIENDQAHIMEDKCIACGQCFAICPQNARNIMSDLDFVKNAISSGRNVNISIAPSFRGFFQESQRFVSAIKKLGFNQIEETAVGADLVSHAYEKYLSSQESGAFITTCCPSVVFLIQKYYPSLVDNLIPFVSPMIAHGKLLKKERPNDLTVFLGPCVSKKCEAISRENNGIIDAVLTFDEIAKWLSEENIDYLELDPSDPHKYGSAKGKQYPIVGGILEGIKDEISKKGLISMRIDGVDECKEVFKEIINGNVENSCIEVSACKKSCIGGPGGHHISSSIFSRLQNVKEYLISAKTEEAPLECIISEKDLKKIIPKNPLKELEIDEKSIKEVLVKMGKFSKVDELNCASCGYNTCRENAIAVLKGMSSIDMCMPFIKSRAERISNEIFENSPNALLIVNDNLEIIESNMSFSRFFGVTPSESKGQRIDNFIPGDDLFSVFEDKQNMLWKKIHIPEFSLYMKESVIHLDNQNALLIILSDISDEEKRRGELFELKENTLHVTQGVIEKQMRVAQEIASLLGETTAETKVALTKLKRVLEKEGAEL, encoded by the coding sequence ATGCAGGTAATGAATTTTTCAGAAGCAAATTGTAAACACTGTTATAAATGTGTAAGAAAATGTGAAGTAAAGGCTATAAAAATAGAAAATGATCAGGCACATATCATGGAGGATAAATGCATCGCCTGTGGGCAGTGTTTTGCAATCTGTCCCCAAAATGCAAGGAATATAATGTCTGACCTTGATTTTGTAAAAAATGCCATATCTTCTGGAAGAAATGTAAACATATCTATAGCTCCATCTTTCAGAGGTTTTTTCCAAGAGTCCCAGCGTTTTGTATCTGCAATAAAAAAACTTGGGTTTAACCAAATAGAAGAGACTGCAGTGGGAGCAGACCTGGTATCACATGCCTACGAAAAATATCTCTCTTCTCAAGAAAGCGGGGCATTTATAACTACATGCTGTCCCTCGGTAGTATTTCTCATCCAAAAATATTACCCTTCTCTTGTGGACAACCTTATACCCTTTGTGTCTCCTATGATTGCCCATGGAAAACTCTTAAAAAAAGAGCGACCAAATGACCTTACTGTATTTTTAGGTCCCTGTGTTTCAAAAAAATGCGAGGCCATCTCCCGGGAAAACAACGGAATTATCGATGCTGTTCTGACTTTTGATGAGATAGCCAAGTGGCTTTCTGAAGAAAATATAGACTATCTAGAATTAGATCCCTCTGATCCTCATAAGTATGGTTCTGCCAAGGGAAAACAATACCCAATTGTTGGAGGTATCCTAGAAGGAATAAAAGATGAAATTTCTAAAAAAGGACTCATCTCCATGAGAATAGATGGGGTGGACGAGTGCAAAGAGGTATTTAAAGAGATAATAAACGGAAATGTGGAAAACTCATGTATAGAGGTAAGTGCCTGTAAAAAAAGCTGTATAGGGGGACCCGGAGGCCACCATATTTCATCATCAATCTTCTCAAGACTTCAAAATGTCAAAGAATACCTTATATCGGCAAAGACCGAAGAAGCTCCTTTAGAATGTATAATATCAGAAAAAGATCTGAAAAAAATTATCCCTAAAAACCCTTTAAAAGAGCTTGAAATAGATGAAAAAAGCATAAAAGAAGTTCTTGTGAAAATGGGTAAATTTAGCAAGGTGGATGAACTAAACTGCGCTAGCTGCGGTTACAATACCTGCAGGGAAAATGCAATTGCCGTCCTTAAGGGAATGTCTAGTATCGATATGTGTATGCCTTTCATAAAGAGCAGAGCCGAAAGAATCTCCAACGAGATCTTTGAAAATTCCCCAAATGCACTGCTTATTGTAAATGATAATCTTGAGATCATAGAATCCAACATGTCATTTTCCAGGTTTTTCGGAGTCACTCCTTCTGAAAGTAAGGGACAGAGAATAGACAATTTTATACCAGGTGATGATCTCTTTTCTGTTTTTGAAGATAAGCAAAATATGCTTTGGAAAAAAATTCATATTCCAGAATTTAGTCTTTATATGAAAGAAAGTGTTATCCACCTAGACAATCAAAATGCCCTTCTGATTATCCTTTCTGATATAAGTGACGAAGAAAAAAGAAGGGGAGAACTTTTTGAGCTGAAGGAAAACACCCTACATGTAACCCAGGGAGTAATAGAAAAACAGATGAGAGTAGCCCAGGAAATCGCAAGCCTTCTAGGAGAAACAACTGCTGAGACCAAGGTTGCTCTGACGAAATTAAAACGTGTCCTAGAGAAAGAAGGTGCAGAGCTTTGA
- a CDS encoding DUF503 domain-containing protein has translation MYVAAVKIKIRFVISFSLKDKRMRLRSIRDKFTSKFKTQLTEVELQDNKNFTILGFSFVSGSYRLAESIEGKMIAYIEDNCEDEIVDIDSYIEKF, from the coding sequence ATGTATGTGGCTGCAGTGAAGATTAAAATAAGATTTGTCATTAGTTTTTCCCTGAAAGACAAGAGAATGAGATTGAGAAGTATAAGGGATAAGTTTACGTCAAAGTTTAAGACCCAGCTTACTGAGGTGGAACTACAGGACAATAAAAATTTTACAATTTTAGGTTTTTCTTTTGTGTCTGGAAGTTACCGTCTAGCAGAGAGTATAGAGGGGAAAATGATAGCTTATATAGAGGATAACTGTGAAGATGAGATAGTGGATATAGATTCATATATCGAAAAATTTTAA
- a CDS encoding ADP-ribosylglycohydrolase family protein, which translates to MSKKGLLLGSILADAFSLGGHWIYDTEKIKDEFGEYNDLNDPLPDSFHKNRKKGEHTHYGDQTLLLLEYLAEKNEFDKDSFRDYWKLHMKKYDGYMDHATKKTLEMIETGEEWGSHSTDLAGASRIAPIIYCFSQEKGVEYSKIQTKITHNNEQVIAASEFFARTAYRVLDGIKPNKAMEEVSAQMKNRWVSEKLEKAKSLIETETVEAVKKLGQSCSIEGAFPATILLILKYSDDYEEGMIKNVMSGGDSAARGLIAGMIIGAYSEATIPKEWLKEMCSLERVNF; encoded by the coding sequence ATGAGCAAGAAAGGATTACTTTTAGGATCTATTTTGGCAGATGCTTTTTCTCTGGGAGGGCACTGGATATATGACACAGAGAAAATAAAAGATGAGTTCGGGGAGTATAATGATCTAAATGATCCTCTTCCTGACAGTTTTCATAAAAACAGGAAAAAAGGGGAGCATACCCACTATGGAGATCAGACCCTTCTTCTCTTGGAATACTTGGCGGAAAAAAATGAGTTTGACAAAGATAGTTTCAGAGATTATTGGAAGCTGCATATGAAAAAGTATGACGGATATATGGATCATGCTACAAAAAAAACTCTGGAAATGATAGAAACCGGTGAAGAATGGGGTTCTCATTCCACTGATCTGGCCGGAGCTTCTAGGATAGCCCCTATAATCTATTGTTTTTCTCAAGAAAAAGGGGTAGAATATTCTAAAATCCAGACAAAGATTACCCACAACAATGAGCAGGTGATTGCAGCTTCTGAATTTTTTGCAAGAACGGCCTACAGAGTTTTAGATGGTATAAAACCCAATAAGGCGATGGAAGAGGTATCTGCCCAGATGAAAAACAGGTGGGTATCTGAAAAGTTAGAAAAAGCAAAGTCACTAATAGAAACAGAGACTGTAGAGGCGGTAAAAAAATTGGGTCAGTCATGCAGTATAGAGGGGGCTTTTCCCGCAACGATACTGCTGATACTCAAGTATTCTGATGATTATGAAGAGGGAATGATAAAAAACGTAATGTCAGGAGGGGATTCTGCAGCTAGGGGTCTTATAGCAGGGATGATTATAGGGGCCTACTCAGAAGCCACCATACCAAAAGAATGGCTTAAAGAGATGTGCAGTCTAGAGAGAGTAAATTTTTAG
- a CDS encoding FMN-binding protein codes for MKKILIGIFVISSLAFGKMQDGKYYVEAEKAEWGWKAFTYMIVKDSEIVEVRHDRKNKKGEIATKDKKYNQSMAKKQGVGIKDAVYKLQKGFMESKDVEEIDSIAGATSTSKEFKAMMRYLIHKAEKGQPGSYKIPNKDLK; via the coding sequence ATGAAAAAGATATTAATAGGTATTTTTGTTATTTCTTCACTGGCTTTTGGAAAGATGCAAGACGGAAAATATTATGTGGAAGCTGAAAAGGCAGAGTGGGGATGGAAGGCTTTTACCTATATGATAGTTAAAGATTCTGAAATAGTAGAAGTTCGACATGACAGAAAAAACAAAAAAGGGGAAATCGCCACAAAGGATAAAAAATACAATCAGAGTATGGCAAAGAAACAGGGAGTCGGTATAAAAGACGCCGTTTATAAGCTTCAAAAGGGATTCATGGAATCAAAAGATGTAGAAGAAATTGATTCAATAGCAGGAGCTACAAGTACTAGTAAAGAGTTTAAGGCAATGATGAGATACCTTATTCATAAAGCTGAAAAAGGACAACCGGGATCATACAAGATTCCTAATAAAGATTTAAAATAA
- a CDS encoding SDR family NAD(P)-dependent oxidoreductase — protein sequence MNRISKKMVFITGATSGIGRATAMAYAKMGANLILAGRNIDILKEIKSKLHEWYDIKVHVLKFDVRDLEKIKDAVNNLPEEFKRIDILINNAGLALGLNKIHESSFESFDTIMDTNVKGLLYVTRLVVPYMVEHSPEGHIVNIASTAAQAAYSGGGVYCASKAAVKMLSDGMRIDLVDTPVRVTTINPGMVETNFSITRFEGDKKRADKVYEGIEPLAAEDVADTIIYATNLPLNVQICELTLTSNHQADGRTSYRKK from the coding sequence ATGAATAGAATATCAAAGAAAATGGTATTTATCACAGGAGCCACAAGTGGGATAGGAAGGGCCACGGCTATGGCCTATGCAAAAATGGGAGCCAATCTAATTCTTGCAGGTAGAAATATAGATATCCTGAAAGAGATAAAATCTAAACTTCACGAGTGGTACGACATAAAGGTACATGTACTAAAATTTGATGTGAGAGATTTGGAAAAGATAAAAGATGCAGTGAATAACCTTCCAGAGGAGTTTAAAAGAATAGATATTTTGATCAACAATGCCGGTCTGGCTCTCGGCTTAAATAAAATTCACGAAAGCAGTTTTGAAAGTTTTGATACAATAATGGATACAAATGTAAAGGGACTCTTATATGTAACCAGGTTGGTAGTTCCTTATATGGTAGAACATAGTCCAGAAGGGCATATTGTAAATATAGCTTCAACTGCTGCCCAGGCTGCCTATTCAGGGGGAGGGGTTTACTGTGCCTCTAAAGCCGCTGTAAAGATGCTGAGTGATGGTATGAGGATAGACCTTGTAGATACACCAGTAAGGGTGACGACTATAAATCCAGGGATGGTAGAGACCAATTTTAGCATAACGAGATTTGAGGGGGATAAAAAAAGAGCCGATAAGGTCTATGAAGGGATAGAACCCCTTGCAGCCGAGGATGTTGCAGATACAATAATTTATGCAACAAATCTACCTTTGAATGTACAGATATGCGAACTTACCCTGACTTCTAATCATCAGGCTGATGGAAGAACCTCTTATAGAAAAAAATAA
- a CDS encoding XRE family transcriptional regulator: MIIGEKIKRLRQGKLLTQEELADRCELSKGFISQLERDLTSPSIATLVDILESLGTNLKEFFNEEEDEKIVFSNDDFFEYEDNDLKYRIDWIVPNAQKNAMEPILVTLAQGGSYKLESAHEGEEFGYVLKGNIYVHLGDKKHKAKKGESFYYKAKKDHYISNAGKVEAKVIWVSTPPSF; encoded by the coding sequence ATGATAATTGGTGAAAAAATAAAGAGGCTGCGACAGGGGAAGCTGCTCACACAAGAGGAGTTGGCCGACAGGTGCGAACTTTCTAAGGGATTCATATCCCAGTTAGAAAGAGATCTTACATCTCCGTCTATTGCTACCCTTGTAGATATATTAGAAAGTCTTGGGACAAACTTAAAGGAATTTTTTAATGAAGAGGAAGACGAGAAAATCGTATTCTCAAATGACGACTTTTTTGAATATGAAGATAACGACCTCAAGTACAGAATCGACTGGATAGTTCCAAATGCACAAAAAAATGCCATGGAACCTATTCTCGTAACCCTGGCTCAGGGAGGTTCCTACAAACTAGAATCTGCCCACGAGGGAGAAGAGTTTGGTTATGTTTTAAAGGGTAATATATACGTTCATTTAGGAGATAAGAAACACAAGGCTAAAAAAGGGGAAAGTTTTTATTATAAGGCCAAAAAAGACCATTATATATCCAATGCAGGAAAGGTGGAAGCCAAGGTAATATGGGTAAGTACACCTCCATCATTTTAA
- a CDS encoding shikimate kinase, translating to MKDNIALIGFMGSGKTTVGRQLAKALEMKFVDIDKLIAAKESKNISEIFSEKGEDYFRSLEKQIVIEESKDNNVIISTGGGVIIDNDNIKNLRKTSFVVFLECDVDCIYNRVKRRKNRPLLNVENMYETIQELYEKRKVLYKISSDFRVEIDNDTNIYDTVDRIKEAYINS from the coding sequence ATGAAGGACAACATAGCTCTCATTGGTTTCATGGGAAGTGGTAAGACCACTGTGGGAAGACAGCTGGCAAAGGCACTTGAGATGAAATTTGTAGATATAGACAAACTGATAGCAGCAAAAGAGAGTAAAAACATTTCAGAAATATTTAGTGAAAAGGGCGAGGATTATTTTAGAAGTCTAGAGAAACAAATAGTTATAGAAGAGTCAAAAGACAATAATGTCATTATCTCTACAGGTGGAGGGGTTATTATAGATAATGATAATATAAAAAATCTGAGAAAAACCTCTTTTGTGGTATTTTTGGAATGTGATGTAGATTGTATATATAACCGTGTAAAGAGAAGGAAAAATCGTCCTCTTCTAAATGTGGAAAATATGTATGAGACTATCCAGGAACTATACGAAAAGAGAAAGGTGCTTTATAAGATATCTTCTGATTTCAGAGTTGAAATAGATAATGATACCAACATATACGACACTGTTGACAGGATAAAAGAGGCTTATATAAACAGCTAA